The uncultured Dysgonomonas sp. genome contains the following window.
GAAAGCCAGATTATACATACCTGTTAAATCACCGTTTTTATAATAAGCATTCAATTTATCCAATTGCTCCTTAGCTGAATGATTATTCTTTATACTGCAAACCAGAGATTCCGCCTGATCTTTTAATGGTTCGGCTTCGAATAAAGCATAAATCTGATCATCCACCGACTCCAAACCTAAAACCGATTTTCCATTCTCTCTTGCTATCCGTTGCACATAAGAGTCGATAGCTTCATGTGCCATTGGGTTAAACTCAGGATAAAGTTTCGTATAGAGCGTAATAGTATATATCATCGAAATCATTCCCGGATTGAATTGCCCGAATTGATCCATACCTACACCTATTAAAGATTTCAACCCCTCATCCAACGCCTGAAGATCTTCGGCGGAAAGCAACTTTGAATAAGATTCTCCGGCAGGCATTATCGCCGCAGCCTGCACTTTTTGCTGCATCGCTGCCTCATCCGACAACAATAACTCTCCTACTGTTTGTTCTGTTTTTGCCATCGCATCTCTCAAGCCCGGAATGTTATCGACAAAACTCACATGAGCAAGGTGATGTGTACCCAGGATATAAGACGGTTCGCTAAGGCCGTTACCCGACACTTTCCAGAGAAGAGCCCCTGTATATTTATCTCCGGCCTGTGC
Protein-coding sequences here:
- a CDS encoding TraB/GumN family protein; protein product: MRTITSAILAIILIISVSFTASAQAGDKYTGALLWKVSGNGLSEPSYILGTHHLAHVSFVDNIPGLRDAMAKTEQTVGELLLSDEAAMQQKVQAAAIMPAGESYSKLLSAEDLQALDEGLKSLIGVGMDQFGQFNPGMISMIYTITLYTKLYPEFNPMAHEAIDSYVQRIARENGKSVLGLESVDDQIYALFEAEPLKDQAESLVCSIKNNHSAKEQLDKLNAYYKNGDLTGMYNLAFNNPDEPCKVSQTVQNAINKDRNNKWVEKLPAIMKEKSNLIAVGALHLAGEEGILNQLATKGYTVEPVK